DNA sequence from the Lagopus muta isolate bLagMut1 chromosome 23, bLagMut1 primary, whole genome shotgun sequence genome:
CTGCCCCAGGGGGGAACTTTGGGGCAGCAGGCACAAAGTGGGGGGCTGCCGGTCCCCATGGGCACTGGGTTGGGGATGGAGCTGTGTGGCTCCTCCTGGGGCAAGTGGGATCCTGGAGGGAGCTGCAGTGCATGGCTGTGTCATGACTGCTCAGATGTAATTGCATGGGCTTGTCTGCACTTGACAGCAAGCTGGTATTACAGAAGGGTGTGAATTTGCAAGCGGAGAATTCCATATTTAGGAATAACCAGGTTCAACCAAACAGCAGGAAGATACTCTCATTCTGGAATTAATGTTCCAAAGAAAGCACCCGAGTTCTgcatcctgcctgcctgcaggaagACGGGGCAAGGAACGATGTCAGATCTGCATGCAAACTCCAAACACCTCTCTTGTTTGTAAAATACATGCCCTCCCCTCTGCTTGCTCCCTGAAAAGAATTTGTAGCTGGAGCAACAACATATGCGTGGAGCAACACGTGCAAGGAGGGTTGGTGGGATATGACTGCAGCCGGGTGCAGCTTGAGGTGCCCGATTCCAGCTCccctgctgagcagctgctttaAAGTCCTGGAGCTGTTCCAGCTCTGAATGCTGCAGCTcgatggggcagcagcagcccggGGCCATGTGCAGGGGCCCTGCCCTTGGGGGGCTGATTAGGGATCTCTGAAGGAGGCTCGTGGCGGCTGTCCCTGCTGGTGTCTGGCTATGGTATAGCAGTAggtgcatgcatgcacacagtgCTTGTGGGCCTGCTCTGGGTGCTAAGTCAAAACTTCCCATGtggaaaaacattcttttttgaTCCTCATTTACCCTTTGTTTCCCAGCAAGGAGCCAAACAGTGCAGAGCTCCCTGTGCATGCATCTGTATTTCTCTGAGCGTCTGCGTGCTCGTGTGGTTGGATCCATCCCAGCTGTCTGCAGATTTGGGGAGGGTGTTCAGGTGCAGGAGCTCAGTTCCCATTCTTGTCCTTGTGTCCCGGGGACACCGAGCACTGCAGGCACATCCCAGGCAGTGCAAAGCAACTCTGAGTGagtgccctgctgctctcttAGCAGGTGAAGGTGGCCCTCAGACCGGCACCATGACCGAGTGCTTCGACTGCGACAACTGCAAGGAGTCCTTGTATGGGCGCAAGTACATCCAGATGGACAATGGCCCCTACTGCATCCCCTGCTACGATGCCCACTTTGCCAATACATGTGATGAGTGCAAGGAGCTGATCGGCCACGACTGCAGGGTGAGTATGGGAACGTGCCGGGCAGTGCAGTCCATAGGTGCCCATCCCCATCTCATCCTACTGTCCTCCCCAGGAGCTGTACTATGAGGATCGCCACTACCACGAGCACTGCTTCCGCTGCTTCCGCTGTGACCGCTCGCTGGCTGACGAACCCTTCACCTGCCAGGACGAGGAGCTGCTGTGCAATGACTGCTACTGCAATGAGTTCTCCTCCAAGTGCATCGCCTGTGAGAAGACAGTCATGCCAGGTGGGAGCTGGTGGGCACTGTGGTTTGCTCCCAGTCCCACTGCATTGGAGCTACAGGGTCCAATGCCAGGGCAGCAAGCGAGAGCTGAATTTCTGCCCTCCCGCTGCTCCTTCACTGCACGGTGTGGGTTGGGCACAGTCTGGTGAGACAACAGGCTGTgatgagcacagccctgactgTGTCTGTTTCCCTTTCTTGTGGGGAAGTGAGctgaggaggagaaaacaaaggGTTTCCTGGGCATTTTCTGGTATGTGCTGACAAAAAGGGAAGGAGTGGTTGAAGGCATGTGAGTGGCTCTGGAGATAGCCTGAGGCAAAGGAGTGCCTTCACTTGGCCATTCTGGCATTCTGCAGATATGGGTTACAACAGATTGCTCTGCAGTGGCCATATTGGTGCCAGAGAAGTGTTGCTACAGCCCCCACtcgtggctgctgctgctcctggggctcTCCCCCAGCTGCCCACACGGCCCCACTCACACACCACTCTGTTGTGTTGGGCAGGAGCCTGCATTGCCCTGCACAATCTCCATGTCCTGTGTGAGCATACGTGCTCCCTACTGTCCCTCTGAGCACAGCTCTTCTTGCAGGATCCCGCAAGCTGGAGTACAATGGACAAACCTGGCATGAGCACTGTTTCAtatgcagcagctgccagcagcccatCGGGTCACGATCCTTCATCCCAGACAAGAAGGATTATTACTGTGTCCCTTGTTACGAGAGCAAGTTTGCTCCTCGCTGCACTCGCTGCAAAAAGGTATGTCTACCATGGCAGGCTGAGCTGTGGTCCTGTGCTGGGGGATCGTGCTTCCAAAGCAGGGGGTTCTGTTGGCTCAGGAAAGGACAGGGTGCCCCTGCACAACCCAGCCCTGCCACAGTcagtggctgctctgctctAGCAGTGCTAGGGATGAGCAGACTGTGTACCAGCTCTTTCCACACCCTATCAGAGAATGATTCGGGTGCCAGCACCCTGGCTGATGGCTGCTCAGGTGTGGCACTGCCCCTGTGTCACATGTGTGCTCTCTCTTCTCACAGACCCTGACCAAGGGAGGAGTGACCTACCGGGACGAGCCGTGGCACAAGGAGTGTTTTGTCTGCACAGGCTGCATGACCCCCCTGGCTGGCCAGCAGTTCACCTCCCAGGATGACAACCCCTACTGCATCAAGTGCTTTGGGAACCTCTATGCCAAGAAGTGCAGTGCCTGCACAAAGCCCATCACAGGTGAGCAGGACGGCCCTAGGAACAGTGCGCTTCCTCCTGGCAGGCCGTGGTTTGGAGATGAACCAAGACCTCTGGCTGTGCAAACAGCTTGTCCAAATGGCTCCCGAGGGTTTTAATGCTGTACTCTGTCCCTCCCACAGGCTTCGGTGGTGGTAAATATATCTCCTTTGAGGATCGTCACTGGCACCATAACTGCTTTAACTGTGCCCGCTGTGACACCTCGCTGGTCGGGAAAGGCTTTATCCCTGACAATGATGAGATCCTGTGCCGCGACTGCAGCAACGACCTATGAGCCTTGGAGGACACTGTGGGGCAGGGGCTTTCTCTATTCTTCACAGTCTTTGTGCCAGTTAGCCCTGGCAGCATTGCAGGGGCAGGGCACAAAGCATAGGAGATGAGGGCTGACCCCTAACCACTGTGTGTTCAGGAGGTTCCCGTGCCCCTCCTTGAAGGCTAGAGTATGCTACActgtggctctgtgcagagccAAAGCTAAATAAAGTTGAAAAGG
Encoded proteins:
- the FHL3 gene encoding four and a half LIM domains protein 3 isoform X1 — encoded protein: MTECFDCDNCKESLYGRKYIQMDNGPYCIPCYDAHFANTCDECKELIGHDCRELYYEDRHYHEHCFRCFRCDRSLADEPFTCQDEELLCNDCYCNEFSSKCIACEKTVMPGSRKLEYNGQTWHEHCFICSSCQQPIGSRSFIPDKKDYYCVPCYESKFAPRCTRCKKTLTKGGVTYRDEPWHKECFVCTGCMTPLAGQQFTSQDDNPYCIKCFGNLYAKKCSACTKPITGFGGGKYISFEDRHWHHNCFNCARCDTSLVGKGFIPDNDEILCRDCSNDL
- the FHL3 gene encoding four and a half LIM domains protein 3 isoform X2, whose amino-acid sequence is MQAGEGGPQTGTMTECFDCDNCKESLYGRKYIQMDNGPYCIPCYDAHFANTCDECKELIGHDCRELYYEDRHYHEHCFRCFRCDRSLADEPFTCQDEELLCNDCYCNEFSSKCIACEKTVMPGSRKLEYNGQTWHEHCFICSSCQQPIGSRSFIPDKKDYYCVPCYESKFAPRCTRCKKTLTKGGVTYRDEPWHKECFVCTGCMTPLAGQQFTSQDDNPYCIKCFGNLYAKKCSACTKPITGFGGGKYISFEDRHWHHNCFNCARCDTSLVGKGFIPDNDEILCRDCSNDL